A part of Microcoleus sp. AS-A8 genomic DNA contains:
- a CDS encoding competence/damage-inducible protein A: MSAEIICVGTELLLGEILNSNAQFLAHELAHLGIPHYYQTVVGDNRDRLKQVLAMASDRSNILIFTGGLGPTPDDLTTEAIADFFGVPLIERPDILEDIAQKFAQRGREMTPSNRKQALIPKGADVLPNPGGTAPGIIWQPRPDLTILTFPGVPSEMEQMWRETAVPFLKSQGWGQEIIYSHTLRFWGIGESALAEKVASFFNLSNPTVAPYASQGEVRLRISARAASEAEAHQLIEPVARQLRKIGGLDYFGADDDTLASVVGRLLTKASETLSVAESCTGGGLGRMVTSVAGSSNYFLGGVISYDNAVKSSLLGVQPSDLEQWGAVSKPVAIQMAAGVRSRLSTSWGLSITGVAGPGGGTEAKPVGLVYIGLAKPDGDVECFKYPLGQTRSRSSIRHASACHALDMLRRRLLVRPTNNHFPFSVTIHE, from the coding sequence ATGAGTGCTGAAATCATTTGTGTTGGGACAGAATTACTCCTGGGCGAGATTCTCAATAGCAATGCCCAGTTTTTAGCGCATGAACTCGCTCATTTGGGCATTCCTCACTACTATCAAACGGTTGTGGGTGACAATCGAGATCGTTTGAAGCAAGTTTTAGCCATGGCGAGCGATCGCAGTAATATCTTAATTTTTACAGGGGGTCTCGGCCCGACGCCAGATGACCTAACCACAGAAGCGATCGCCGACTTTTTTGGTGTACCTCTGATTGAACGCCCAGACATCCTCGAAGACATCGCTCAGAAATTCGCCCAACGGGGACGGGAGATGACTCCGAGTAACCGCAAGCAAGCACTGATTCCTAAGGGGGCAGACGTTTTACCAAACCCAGGAGGTACAGCCCCTGGGATCATTTGGCAACCGCGCCCGGACTTAACGATTCTCACCTTTCCCGGTGTCCCCAGTGAAATGGAGCAGATGTGGCGGGAAACCGCTGTTCCCTTTCTCAAAAGCCAAGGTTGGGGTCAAGAAATCATCTATAGCCACACGTTAAGATTTTGGGGGATTGGGGAGTCGGCGTTGGCTGAAAAAGTCGCTTCCTTTTTCAACTTATCCAACCCTACGGTTGCGCCTTATGCCTCCCAAGGAGAGGTTCGATTACGAATTTCTGCCCGTGCCGCCTCGGAAGCGGAAGCCCATCAGTTGATTGAACCCGTGGCTAGACAATTGCGGAAGATTGGAGGACTAGACTATTTTGGTGCCGATGACGATACCCTGGCGTCGGTGGTGGGTCGTTTGTTAACTAAAGCTTCAGAAACCCTCAGTGTCGCGGAATCTTGCACGGGCGGGGGATTGGGCCGTATGGTGACGAGTGTTGCCGGTAGCTCCAATTATTTTTTGGGAGGCGTTATTTCCTATGACAACGCCGTGAAATCCTCTCTACTGGGTGTTCAGCCGTCAGATTTGGAGCAATGGGGGGCTGTAAGTAAACCCGTGGCGATACAAATGGCGGCGGGAGTGCGATCGAGGCTTTCCACCTCGTGGGGGCTCAGTATTACAGGTGTTGCAGGACCCGGTGGCGGTACAGAAGCTAAGCCCGTCGGACTGGTTTACATTGGTTTAGCCAAACCGGATGGCGATGTAGAATGCTTTAAGTATCCGTTGGGTCAAACTCGCTCTCGCTCTTCAATTCGTCACGCTAGTGCCTGCCATGCCTTAGATATGCTGCGGCGTAGACTACTGGTTAGACCCACCAATAATCACTTTCCTTTCTCCGTGACGATTCATGAGTAA
- a CDS encoding serine hydroxymethyltransferase — translation MTQAHLSGLTQVTQSNLDFLLQTDPAVAECLGEELQRQRDHLELIASENFTSAAVLAAQGSVLTNKYAEGLPGKRYYGGCEFIDKVEQLAIDRAKELFGAAHANVQPHSGAQANFAVFLTLLEPGDTFMGMDLSHGGHLTHGSPVNVSGKWFQVRHYGVSPETEQLDYDQIREQALKERPKLIVCGYSAYPRIIDFEKFRSIADEVGAYLMADIAHIAGLVATGHHPNPIPHCHVVTTTTHKTLRGPRGGLILTNDAELGKKFDKAVFPGTQGGPLEHVIAGKAVAFGEALKPEFKVYSAQVIENAKALATHLQKRGFKLVSDGTDNHLMLVDLRSIGMTGKRADQLMSGVNITTNKNTVPFDPESPFVTSGLRLGSPAMTTRGMGQPEFTEIADIIAERLLNPEDETVAAECRRRVAQLCDRFPLYPHLSIRVPTLV, via the coding sequence ATGACTCAAGCGCATCTTTCGGGATTAACTCAAGTGACTCAAAGTAACTTAGATTTTCTGCTTCAAACCGATCCTGCCGTAGCCGAGTGTCTAGGGGAAGAACTCCAGCGCCAGCGCGATCATTTGGAGTTGATTGCCAGCGAAAACTTTACCTCAGCCGCCGTCTTGGCCGCTCAAGGCTCAGTGCTTACCAATAAGTATGCTGAGGGGTTGCCAGGAAAGCGTTACTATGGCGGCTGTGAGTTCATTGATAAAGTTGAGCAACTAGCCATTGACCGTGCGAAAGAGTTATTTGGCGCTGCTCATGCCAATGTCCAGCCTCATTCTGGTGCTCAGGCTAACTTTGCCGTATTCCTGACCCTGCTAGAGCCTGGTGATACTTTTATGGGCATGGATTTGTCTCATGGGGGACACCTGACTCATGGTTCACCCGTGAATGTGTCGGGTAAGTGGTTTCAGGTTCGTCACTACGGTGTCAGCCCCGAAACCGAGCAACTGGACTACGATCAGATTCGGGAACAGGCGCTTAAAGAGCGTCCTAAGTTGATCGTTTGTGGCTATTCTGCCTATCCTCGCATCATTGATTTTGAAAAATTCAGAAGCATTGCCGATGAAGTGGGTGCCTACCTGATGGCAGATATTGCCCATATTGCCGGTTTAGTGGCTACAGGTCATCACCCCAACCCGATTCCCCATTGTCATGTTGTGACAACGACCACACACAAGACACTCCGAGGCCCCAGAGGTGGCTTAATTCTCACCAATGATGCTGAATTGGGCAAGAAGTTCGATAAAGCTGTTTTCCCCGGTACTCAAGGCGGCCCCTTAGAGCATGTGATTGCGGGTAAGGCGGTGGCATTTGGGGAAGCGCTGAAACCGGAATTTAAAGTGTATTCCGCACAAGTGATTGAAAATGCTAAGGCGCTAGCCACTCACTTACAAAAGCGGGGCTTCAAGCTGGTTTCGGATGGGACGGATAACCATTTGATGCTAGTCGATTTGCGTTCGATTGGCATGACAGGTAAGCGTGCTGACCAACTGATGAGCGGTGTCAACATTACGACCAATAAGAACACGGTACCGTTCGATCCAGAGTCACCCTTTGTTACCAGTGGTTTGCGATTGGGTTCACCGGCTATGACTACACGGGGGATGGGTCAACCGGAATTCACAGAGATTGCTGACATTATCGCCGAACGCCTACTCAATCCAGAGGATGAAACTGTGGCGGCTGAGTGTCGGCGTCGGGTAGCTCAATTGTGCGATCGCTTCCCCTTGTACCCCCATCTGAGTATCCGCGTGCCAACTCTGGTTTAG
- a CDS encoding GNAT family N-acetyltransferase yields MTKFRITTERLEVIAGTLEIAQAEISDRAKFAQLLDARVPDSWPPEFNDHETMSFFLQRLEEAPDQIGWWAWYFVLTSQAKNERVLIGNGGFKGKPTSDGTVEIGYSVLKEFQNLGYGTEAIQSLIDWAFNHSEVQRVIAETLPELKPSQRLLEKCHFTNIGEGSEAGSIRFELLRRYSGNGEMGRG; encoded by the coding sequence ATGACAAAATTTCGCATCACAACTGAACGATTAGAAGTGATAGCTGGAACTTTAGAAATAGCGCAAGCAGAAATCAGTGATCGCGCCAAGTTTGCTCAGCTCCTTGATGCGCGTGTACCCGATAGTTGGCCACCTGAATTTAACGACCATGAAACGATGTCTTTTTTCTTACAGAGGTTGGAGGAAGCTCCAGACCAAATAGGATGGTGGGCTTGGTACTTCGTGCTCACTAGTCAGGCAAAAAATGAGCGGGTTTTAATCGGCAATGGTGGCTTTAAAGGTAAACCAACCTCTGATGGAACAGTAGAAATTGGGTACTCAGTGTTAAAGGAATTTCAAAACTTAGGATACGGTACTGAAGCGATCCAATCCCTGATTGATTGGGCCTTTAATCATTCTGAAGTTCAGCGAGTCATTGCAGAAACGTTGCCAGAACTGAAGCCCTCACAACGACTTCTGGAAAAATGCCACTTTACGAATATTGGAGAAGGCTCAGAGGCAGGAAGTATTCGCTTCGAGCTACTTCGCCGTTACTCAGGGAATGGGGAGATGGGGAGAGGTTGA